DNA sequence from the Natrinema sp. DC36 genome:
CCTCGTTTCGAACCTCTACCTTGCGATCCCCATTACTGTCGTCGCGGTGACGCTCCTGAGCGTCGTCTTCGGCTACCTGAGTCTCCGACGCCGGGGCATCTACTTCGCGATGATTACGCTGGCGCTGGCACAGCTCGTCTACGCCATCGTCTTCCAGATGAACGAGCTGACCGGCGGGTCGAACGGGATCGCCATCCCGGCCACCGAGGCACCACTTGGCCCACTGATGCCCATGAATAATGATCTCCACTTCTACGCGTTGGCCTGTGCGTTGTTCCTGCTGTCGTTCGTGGTGATCGCCCGAATCGTCAACTCTCCGTTTGGCCGCGTTCTAAAGGCGATCCGCGAGAGCGAGGATCGGGCGCTCCACCTCGGTTACGACGTGAACTCGTACCTGTGGCTCGCCTTTGCTATGTCTGGGGCGTTTTCGGCGCTGGCAGGCGCACTCTACGCCGTGCTGTTCGTGTTTATCTCCCCCTCGATTCTGTTCTGGCAACTCTCTGGAGAGGTCGTACTGATGGCCATCATCGGTGGCGTCGGAACGCTCACAGGACCGCTCGTCGGTGCCATCGTGTTCATTTTCTTTTCGAACACGCTGACTAGCATCACAGAGCACTGGGAAATCTTCTTCGGGGCCGTCATTATCGGCATTGTATTACTGGCCCCGGAAGGGCTGATCGGCCTGCTCCGCAAGGCCGTGCTAGACGACGAGAAGGTGTTAAACCTCAGACGCCTGCTCGAGCGACTCCGTCCCTAAGCGGGCCGTCCGTTTCTTTCGACCGATTTCGGTTCAGTTGTCGCGAATCTACCGGCTAGCGATGCCACTGTTCGATCTGAGAGCGAAAGACAGCAAAATTAACGTCGGCTTTTCGAGCGGGCACTCATCCGAGCGCGAGGTAGCGGTCCTTGATCTCGGCGTCTTCTTTGAGCGTCTCGCTTGGTCCGTCAATCTTGTTCTCGCCCTCGTCGATGACGTAGGCGTAGTCGCTGATGTCGAAGGCGAGCTCGGCGTTTTGCTCGACTAGGAGGATCGTAATGCCCTCGTCGTTGATACGTGCGAAGATGTCGCGCAGCTTCTCAACCAGCGTCGGCATCAGGCCCTCGGTCGGCTCGTCGATGAGCAGCAGGTCCGGGTCCGATAGCAGGCCGCGAGCGATGGCCAGCATCTGCTGTTCACCGCCGCTCATCTGCCCGGCCTGTTGGTTCAAACGTTCTTCCAAGCGCGGGAAGTACTCGAACACCTGGTCGGTCAGTTCTGAAACTCGGGTGTTCGCAATCTCCTGGCCCATATGACCCAGCCGGAGGTTCTCCTCGACGGTCAGTTCCGGGAATACACGACGGTGTTCCGGGATGAGCGAGATGCCGAGTTGCGATGTCTCGTGTGGTTCGTTGTTCGTGATGTCGGTTCCATTAAACGTGATCGTCCCCGACTTGGGGTTCTGGCTGCCAATGATCGATCGGAGTGTTGTCGTCTTGCCGGCGCCGTTCCGCCCGATGAGCGTACAGAGTGACCCCTCCTCGACAGTCATCGAAAGGTCGTGGAGGATGTGGCTCTGTCCGTAATACGTGTTAATGTCGTCGATTTCGAGGATACTCATGTCGTACCCTCCAGGTAGACGCGCCGCACTTCCTCATTTTCCTGCACCACTAACGGCGCATCGTCGGCGATCTTTTTCCCGTTGTACAGTACCATTATCTTGTCGGCCACTTCGTTGACAACGTTCATCTTGTGTTCGATGAGGACGATCGGGAAGTCATCTTGCAACTCGTGGATGAGCTCGATCACTTCCGTCGTTTCCTCGGGACTCATTCCGCTTGTCGGTTCGTCGAGCAGGAGCATCTTTGGCTCCGTCCCTAGCGCGACGGCGATCTCGAGGGTCCGCTGCTCACCGTGACTCAGGTCCGATGCGAGGCTGTCGGCCTTGTCGACGAGCCCGACGCGTTCGAGTATCTCGTACGCGCGGTTGCCGATCGCCGGATCGGTTGACTGCCAGAAGTTGTAGGACATCGAGTCCGACTGAACCGCAATCGAGACGTTCTCGAGGACGGTCAGCCCCTCGAACAGCTTCGTCACCTGATAGGACCGGATGATCCCGCGGCGTGCGATGCCACTGGGTCCCACATCGGTGATGTCCTCGCCATTGAAATGGATGCGGCCACTTGTCGGCGTCAGTGCACCGGTGAGGAGGTTGAAAAAGGTTGT
Encoded proteins:
- a CDS encoding ABC transporter ATP-binding protein: MSILEIDDINTYYGQSHILHDLSMTVEEGSLCTLIGRNGAGKTTTLRSIIGSQNPKSGTITFNGTDITNNEPHETSQLGISLIPEHRRVFPELTVEENLRLGHMGQEIANTRVSELTDQVFEYFPRLEERLNQQAGQMSGGEQQMLAIARGLLSDPDLLLIDEPTEGLMPTLVEKLRDIFARINDEGITILLVEQNAELAFDISDYAYVIDEGENKIDGPSETLKEDAEIKDRYLALG
- a CDS encoding branched-chain amino acid ABC transporter permease gives rise to the protein MIEAIAARVQSVYDQVGERNLSYLGVLALLAVLPNLMGPFIASHIIVMAIFAMGYNIILGFGGELSFGHAAYFGLGAYGVILSLEHLVSNLYLAIPITVVAVTLLSVVFGYLSLRRRGIYFAMITLALAQLVYAIVFQMNELTGGSNGIAIPATEAPLGPLMPMNNDLHFYALACALFLLSFVVIARIVNSPFGRVLKAIRESEDRALHLGYDVNSYLWLAFAMSGAFSALAGALYAVLFVFISPSILFWQLSGEVVLMAIIGGVGTLTGPLVGAIVFIFFSNTLTSITEHWEIFFGAVIIGIVLLAPEGLIGLLRKAVLDDEKVLNLRRLLERLRP
- a CDS encoding ABC transporter ATP-binding protein, which translates into the protein MSTPMAQGDAVLQVEGLTKKFNGLTAVDDVSVEFLDEELHAIIGPNGAGKTTFFNLLTGALTPTSGRIHFNGEDITDVGPSGIARRGIIRSYQVTKLFEGLTVLENVSIAVQSDSMSYNFWQSTDPAIGNRAYEILERVGLVDKADSLASDLSHGEQRTLEIAVALGTEPKMLLLDEPTSGMSPEETTEVIELIHELQDDFPIVLIEHKMNVVNEVADKIMVLYNGKKIADDAPLVVQENEEVRRVYLEGTT